A single Denticeps clupeoides chromosome 7, fDenClu1.1, whole genome shotgun sequence DNA region contains:
- the fbxl20 gene encoding F-box/LRR-repeat protein 20 isoform X2 yields the protein MFSNSDEAVINKKLPKELLLRIFSFLDVVTLCRCAQVSRSWNVLALDGSNWQRIDLFDFQRDIEGRVVENISKRCGGFLRKLSLRGCLGVGDSALRTFAQNCRNIELLSLNGCTKITDSTCNSLSKFCPKLKHLDLASCTSITNLSLKALSEGCPQLEQLNISWCDQVTKDGIQALVRCCPGLKGLFLKGCTQLEDEALKHIGAHCPELITLNLQTCSQITDEGLITICRGCHRLQSLCVSGCANITDAILNALGQNCPRLRILEVARCSQLTDVGFTTLARNCHELEKMDLEECVQITDGTLIQLSIHCPRLQVLSLSHCELITDDGIRHLGSGPCAHDRLEVIELDNCPLITDASLEHLKTCHSLDRIELYDCQQITRTGIKRLRTHLPNIKVHAYFAPVTPPPSVGGSRQRFCRCCILL from the exons ATGTTTTCAAACAGCGACGAGGCTGTGATCAATAAAAAGCTGCCCAAGGAGCTGTTGCTAAG AATCTTCTCGTTTCTCGATGTGGTGACCCTGTGTCGCTGTGCCCAGGTCTCCCGG TCGTGGAACGTGTTGGCTCTGGATGGCAGTAACTGGCAGCGCATCGACCTCTTTGACTTCCAGAGGGACATTGAG ggtCGTGTTGTGGAGAACATTTCGAAGCGCTGTGGGGGATTTCTGCGGAAGCTGAGTCTCAGAGGGTGTCTGGGAGTGGGAGACAGTGCTCTCAG AACCTTTGCCCAGAACTGCAGAAATATTGAGCTGCTCAGTCTGAATGGCTGCACCAAGATTAccgacag cACATGTAATAGCCTCAGTAAGTTTTGTCCCAAATTGAAGCACCTGGATCTTGCCTCCTGTACCTCAATCACCAACCTGTCACTCAAAGCTCTCAG TGAGGGCTGTCCCCAGCTGGAGCAGTTGAACATCTCCTGGTGTGATCAGGTCACTAAGGATGGCATTCAGGCCCTGGTGCGCTGCTGTCCTGGACTGAAAGGCCTCTTCCTGAAAGGCTGCACTCAG TTGGAGGATGAGGCCTTGAAGCACATTGGTGCTCACTGTCCGGAGCTCATCACCCTCAACCTGCAGACGTGTTCG CAAATCACGGATGAAGGTCTGATCACGATCTGTCGAGGGTGTCATCGTTTGCAGTCCTTGTGTGTTTCTGGCTGCGCAAACATCACAGATGCCATCCTCAATGCACTGGGACAGAACTGTCCCCGACTCAG AATACTAGAAGTGGCTCGCTGCTCCCAGCTCACAGACGTAGGCTTCACCACACTAGCGAGG AATTGTCATGAGTTGGAAAAGATGGATTTAGAAGAATGTGTCCAG ATAACAGATGGCACGCTCATCCAATTGTCAATTCACTGCCCTCGTCTTCAAGTTCTG AGTCTCTCCCACTGTGAGCTGATAACGGATGACGGCATCAGGCACCTGGGCAGCGGGCCGTGTGCTCACGACCGGCTGGAGGTGATCGAGCTGGACAACTGCCCTCTGATCACGGACGCGTCCCTGGAGCACCTGAAGACCTGCCACAGTCTGGACCGCATCGAGCTTTATGACTGCCAACAGATCACCCGCACTGGCATCAAACGCCTGAGG ACGCATCTGCCCAATATCAAAGTCCACGCCTACTTTGCTCCTGTGACTCCTCCTCCCTCGGTCGGTGGGAGTCGCCAGAGATTCTGCCGTTGCTGCATCCTGCTATGA
- the fbxl20 gene encoding F-box/LRR-repeat protein 20 isoform X1 — MGKEVNGVSRSRFEMFSNSDEAVINKKLPKELLLRIFSFLDVVTLCRCAQVSRSWNVLALDGSNWQRIDLFDFQRDIEGRVVENISKRCGGFLRKLSLRGCLGVGDSALRTFAQNCRNIELLSLNGCTKITDSTCNSLSKFCPKLKHLDLASCTSITNLSLKALSEGCPQLEQLNISWCDQVTKDGIQALVRCCPGLKGLFLKGCTQLEDEALKHIGAHCPELITLNLQTCSQITDEGLITICRGCHRLQSLCVSGCANITDAILNALGQNCPRLRILEVARCSQLTDVGFTTLARNCHELEKMDLEECVQITDGTLIQLSIHCPRLQVLSLSHCELITDDGIRHLGSGPCAHDRLEVIELDNCPLITDASLEHLKTCHSLDRIELYDCQQITRTGIKRLRTHLPNIKVHAYFAPVTPPPSVGGSRQRFCRCCILL; from the exons ATGTTTTCAAACAGCGACGAGGCTGTGATCAATAAAAAGCTGCCCAAGGAGCTGTTGCTAAG AATCTTCTCGTTTCTCGATGTGGTGACCCTGTGTCGCTGTGCCCAGGTCTCCCGG TCGTGGAACGTGTTGGCTCTGGATGGCAGTAACTGGCAGCGCATCGACCTCTTTGACTTCCAGAGGGACATTGAG ggtCGTGTTGTGGAGAACATTTCGAAGCGCTGTGGGGGATTTCTGCGGAAGCTGAGTCTCAGAGGGTGTCTGGGAGTGGGAGACAGTGCTCTCAG AACCTTTGCCCAGAACTGCAGAAATATTGAGCTGCTCAGTCTGAATGGCTGCACCAAGATTAccgacag cACATGTAATAGCCTCAGTAAGTTTTGTCCCAAATTGAAGCACCTGGATCTTGCCTCCTGTACCTCAATCACCAACCTGTCACTCAAAGCTCTCAG TGAGGGCTGTCCCCAGCTGGAGCAGTTGAACATCTCCTGGTGTGATCAGGTCACTAAGGATGGCATTCAGGCCCTGGTGCGCTGCTGTCCTGGACTGAAAGGCCTCTTCCTGAAAGGCTGCACTCAG TTGGAGGATGAGGCCTTGAAGCACATTGGTGCTCACTGTCCGGAGCTCATCACCCTCAACCTGCAGACGTGTTCG CAAATCACGGATGAAGGTCTGATCACGATCTGTCGAGGGTGTCATCGTTTGCAGTCCTTGTGTGTTTCTGGCTGCGCAAACATCACAGATGCCATCCTCAATGCACTGGGACAGAACTGTCCCCGACTCAG AATACTAGAAGTGGCTCGCTGCTCCCAGCTCACAGACGTAGGCTTCACCACACTAGCGAGG AATTGTCATGAGTTGGAAAAGATGGATTTAGAAGAATGTGTCCAG ATAACAGATGGCACGCTCATCCAATTGTCAATTCACTGCCCTCGTCTTCAAGTTCTG AGTCTCTCCCACTGTGAGCTGATAACGGATGACGGCATCAGGCACCTGGGCAGCGGGCCGTGTGCTCACGACCGGCTGGAGGTGATCGAGCTGGACAACTGCCCTCTGATCACGGACGCGTCCCTGGAGCACCTGAAGACCTGCCACAGTCTGGACCGCATCGAGCTTTATGACTGCCAACAGATCACCCGCACTGGCATCAAACGCCTGAGG ACGCATCTGCCCAATATCAAAGTCCACGCCTACTTTGCTCCTGTGACTCCTCCTCCCTCGGTCGGTGGGAGTCGCCAGAGATTCTGCCGTTGCTGCATCCTGCTATGA